Proteins encoded in a region of the Molothrus aeneus isolate 106 unplaced genomic scaffold, BPBGC_Maene_1.0 scaffold_476, whole genome shotgun sequence genome:
- the MFAP4 gene encoding microfibril-associated glycoprotein 4 has product MSTEGHVWTVFQRRFNGSVSFFRGWNDYRAGFGRADGEYWLGLQSLALLTLQARYELRVELEDFENNSASATYGSFALSPTAVSAEEDGYTLHVAGFVDGGAGDSLSYHNGQKFSTFDRDQDLFAQNCAALSSGAWWFRSCHFSNLNGFYLAGPHLSYANGINWAQWKGFYYSLKRSEMKIRRL; this is encoded by the exons ATGAGCACCGAGGGTCACGTGTGGACG gTGTTCCAGCGCCGCTTCAACGGCTCCGTCAGCTTCTTCCGCGGCTGGAACGACTACAGGGCCGGCTTCGGGCGCGCCGACGGCGAGTACTGGCTGG gcctgcagagcctggccctgctgaccCTCCAGGCCCGCTACGAGCTGCGCGTGGAGCTCGAGGACTTTGAGAACAACTCGGCCTCGGCCACCTACGGCTCCTTCGCGCTGTCCCCGACGGCCGTCAGCGCCGAGGAGGACGGCTACACCCTGCACGTGGCCGGCTTCGTCGACGGCGGCGCCG GCGACTCGCTGAGCTACCACAACGGGCAGAAGTTCTCCACCTTCGACCGCGACCAGGACCTGTTTGCGCAGAACTGCGCCGCGCTCTCCTCGGGGGCCTGGTGGTTCCGCTCCTGCCACTTCTCCAACCTCAACGGCTTCTACCTGGCCGGGCCCCACCTCTCCTACGCCAACGGCATCAACTGGGCCCAGTGGAAGGGCTTCTACTACTCCCTCAAGCGCAGCGAGATGAAGATCCGGCGCCTCTGA